A genomic window from Deinococcus detaillensis includes:
- a CDS encoding FAD binding domain-containing protein, with the protein MYTTPFDYHRASSVQDALQMLASNPDAKLLAGGHSLIPTMKLRLASPSALIDISALDELRGIRTDGDTLILGAGVTHSELLYDKTVAEYAPLMPDMARWVGDPMVRNRGTLGGVVAHADPAADYPAGLLTLGASFKLTSAGGERVVGVDDYFLGMFETALAEGEIVTEIHIPRQACKGAYEKFRHPASHYAIVGVAAVSGPNGVKIAMTGAGPKAVRLSKLEAAIGTDLSDDHIQQATQTAVDAGDLLSDRFASAEYRAHLAGVLAKRALMRLK; encoded by the coding sequence ATGTACACGACCCCCTTTGATTATCACCGCGCCTCCAGCGTCCAAGACGCCCTGCAAATGCTGGCCAGCAACCCCGACGCCAAGCTGCTGGCCGGCGGCCACTCGCTGATTCCCACCATGAAACTGCGCTTGGCTTCGCCTTCTGCCCTGATCGACATTTCGGCATTGGACGAGCTGCGCGGCATTCGCACCGACGGCGACACCCTGATTCTGGGTGCGGGTGTGACCCATTCCGAACTGCTCTATGACAAAACAGTGGCCGAGTACGCGCCCCTGATGCCCGACATGGCCCGCTGGGTCGGCGATCCGATGGTTCGTAACCGGGGCACTTTGGGCGGTGTGGTGGCGCACGCCGACCCGGCTGCCGATTACCCGGCGGGCCTGCTGACGCTGGGCGCGAGCTTCAAGCTGACCTCGGCGGGCGGCGAGCGCGTCGTGGGCGTGGACGATTACTTCTTGGGGATGTTTGAAACGGCCCTGGCAGAAGGCGAGATCGTCACTGAGATTCATATTCCGCGTCAGGCCTGCAAGGGCGCTTACGAGAAGTTCCGGCATCCGGCCAGCCACTACGCCATTGTCGGTGTAGCGGCGGTCAGCGGGCCGAACGGCGTCAAGATCGCTATGACCGGCGCGGGGCCAAAAGCGGTGCGGCTCAGCAAGCTGGAAGCGGCCATCGGGACGGATCTCAGCGACGACCACATTCAGCAGGCCACCCAAACCGCCGTGGACGCAGGCGATCTCCTCAGCGACCGATTTGCCAGTGCTGAGTACCGGGCGCATCTGGCGGGCGTGCTGGCCAAGCGTGCCCTGATGCGGCTGAAATAA
- a CDS encoding family 10 glycosylhydrolase, producing the protein MSRYFLNSQAPARSSRLLTPVLIGLTAAFALGGSGSAQTGSEPAELPATGNPTPLFPVLVLPIPAPTPPTLLTAPDAAPQPAPTTAPFIGPTLPPLLPPAPPIIGPVLPPVVPVTPAPVPANPLPTTPPVTPIPINPVPSNPTPSNPVPINPVPTLPIPTPTSVSSVRGLWVDAFGPGLKTPAQVAQMVKDAHDLGVNTLFVQTIRRADCLCRRSSVPRATDADLAPSFDPLAEVLRLAHAQGIRVFAWVSVTGAGNAAAPNLSPQHVLKLHGPAAGLNSWVNRRPDGSYLEGSDIWLDAGIPQAADYMAQSILSVVKNYDIDGIQLDRIRYPDGGMWGYSSAALARYRSETGNKGTPLPSDPTWINWKREQITALVRRIVLETRRLKPNVWTSAATITYGAPPADLSGFEKSRTYSDVLQNWPAWTQEGLIDLNVLMNYKQDLVPNHTQWFDDWNKFALSVRGKAEVAAGTALYLNSPDVSRNQMQRALSAGLGWVGYAYRTPGVDVYKNGQSQPRGFEVLRKSLTQNGGPLTATPWKLSPPVHSGVLGRVISSSDMGGKVVEARSAGGTLLGKTTTDGNGYYGFTDLPLGAVEVRVAGQRWQGQLTQAGVARYPDLLLKGTQIIPALKSRP; encoded by the coding sequence GTGAGCCGATACTTCCTGAACAGCCAAGCCCCCGCCCGATCAAGCCGCCTGCTCACTCCCGTGCTGATCGGGCTGACTGCCGCTTTTGCCCTCGGCGGCTCAGGCAGCGCTCAAACCGGCTCCGAGCCTGCGGAGCTTCCGGCCACGGGCAATCCGACGCCTCTTTTTCCAGTTCTCGTGTTGCCCATTCCTGCGCCGACACCTCCGACGCTGCTCACCGCGCCGGACGCCGCGCCGCAGCCCGCGCCGACCACCGCGCCCTTTATCGGCCCGACGCTGCCGCCACTCTTACCGCCCGCACCGCCGATTATCGGGCCTGTCTTGCCGCCAGTGGTGCCCGTCACGCCCGCGCCTGTGCCTGCCAACCCGCTGCCCACCACTCCACCTGTTACTCCCATCCCAATCAATCCAGTACCCAGCAACCCAACACCCAGTAATCCAGTACCGATCAATCCAGTGCCCACGCTGCCTATACCCACTCCGACCTCGGTGAGTTCGGTGCGCGGCCTGTGGGTAGACGCCTTCGGGCCGGGCCTCAAAACCCCGGCGCAGGTGGCCCAGATGGTCAAAGACGCCCACGATCTCGGCGTCAATACCTTGTTCGTGCAGACCATTCGCCGCGCCGACTGCTTGTGCAGGCGCTCAAGTGTGCCGCGTGCCACCGACGCCGATTTGGCTCCCAGCTTTGATCCGCTGGCTGAGGTGCTCAGGCTCGCTCACGCGCAGGGCATTCGGGTGTTTGCTTGGGTCAGCGTGACGGGCGCGGGCAACGCCGCCGCGCCGAATCTGAGCCCTCAGCATGTGCTGAAGTTACACGGCCCCGCAGCCGGCCTGAATTCCTGGGTCAACCGCAGGCCCGACGGCAGTTACCTCGAAGGCTCAGACATCTGGCTGGACGCCGGCATTCCGCAGGCCGCCGACTACATGGCCCAGAGCATTCTGAGCGTCGTCAAGAACTACGACATCGACGGCATTCAGCTTGACCGCATTCGTTACCCCGACGGCGGCATGTGGGGCTACAGTTCGGCGGCGCTGGCCCGCTACCGCAGCGAAACCGGCAACAAGGGCACGCCGCTGCCGAGCGACCCCACTTGGATCAACTGGAAGCGCGAGCAGATCACCGCGTTGGTGCGCCGCATCGTGCTGGAGACGCGCCGTCTCAAGCCCAACGTCTGGACGAGCGCCGCCACCATCACTTACGGCGCTCCGCCCGCCGATTTAAGCGGCTTCGAAAAGAGCCGAACCTACAGCGACGTGCTGCAAAATTGGCCGGCTTGGACTCAGGAAGGCCTGATTGACCTGAATGTGCTGATGAATTACAAGCAGGACCTGGTGCCCAACCACACCCAATGGTTTGATGATTGGAACAAATTCGCCCTCAGTGTGCGCGGCAAAGCCGAGGTCGCGGCAGGCACGGCGCTGTATCTCAACAGCCCCGATGTTTCGCGTAACCAAATGCAGCGGGCGCTGAGCGCAGGCCTCGGCTGGGTCGGTTACGCTTACCGCACGCCGGGGGTGGACGTCTACAAAAACGGCCAAAGCCAGCCCAGGGGTTTTGAAGTGCTGCGGAAATCACTGACCCAAAACGGCGGCCCGCTCACTGCCACGCCCTGGAAGCTCTCGCCGCCGGTTCATTCCGGGGTGCTGGGCCGAGTCATCAGCAGCAGCGATATGGGCGGCAAAGTCGTGGAAGCCCGCAGCGCTGGCGGCACCTTGCTTGGCAAGACCACCACCGACGGCAACGGCTATTACGGTTTTACCGATTTGCCGCTGGGCGCGGTGGAAGTGCGGGTGGCCGGACAGCGCTGGCAAGGCCAACTTACCCAAGCGGGGGTGGCCCGCTACCCCGATTTGCTGCTCAAAGGAACCCAGATTATTCCGGCACTCAAAAGCAGGCCCTGA
- a CDS encoding (2Fe-2S)-binding protein — MSRVPITININGMPTSAQVEPRTLLVQFLRDELELTGTHVGCDTSQCGACTVSLNGEAVKSCTLFAVQADGMDVKTIEGIGSVDELHPIQAAFWEQHGLQCGFCTPGMIMASAEIIRRNPDPSEDEIREQLGGNFCRCTGYHNIVKAITEAAAVMRQKGAEQGQAADD, encoded by the coding sequence ATGAGTCGTGTACCGATTACCATCAATATCAACGGCATGCCCACATCCGCTCAAGTCGAGCCGCGCACGCTGCTCGTTCAGTTTTTGCGCGACGAACTCGAACTCACCGGCACCCACGTCGGCTGCGACACCAGCCAGTGCGGCGCGTGTACCGTGTCGCTCAACGGCGAAGCGGTTAAGAGCTGCACCCTGTTTGCCGTGCAGGCCGACGGGATGGACGTCAAAACTATCGAAGGCATCGGCAGCGTGGACGAGCTTCACCCGATTCAGGCGGCCTTTTGGGAGCAGCATGGCCTCCAGTGCGGCTTTTGCACGCCGGGCATGATCATGGCCTCCGCCGAAATCATCCGCCGCAATCCCGACCCCAGCGAAGACGAAATCAGAGAGCAGCTCGGCGGGAATTTTTGCCGCTGCACCGGCTACCACAACATCGTCAAGGCCATCACCGAGGCGGCGGCCGTGATGCGCCAGAAGGGTGCGGAGCAGGGGCAAGCGGCGGACGATTGA
- a CDS encoding xanthine dehydrogenase family protein molybdopterin-binding subunit: MTQLPDSNYHAPEGPQKYIGKAVKRVEDPRFITGQGHYTDDINVHGQLHAAMLRSPYSHAKIGTIDASAALALEGVRAVLTGQDFADAKVGSIPTGWLLPDLKIPPHPAIAHGEVHYVGDIVAVVIADTRALAEDAVALIEVDLEPLGGVSLGSDALKEGAPLVHPEAPGNVAFNWEIGDAAAADELFKQADHVVSLKLRNHRLVPNAIEPRASLAQYQRASEEFTLHTTSQNPHIHRLMLAAFVLGIPEHKLRVISPDVGGGFGSKIMQYPEEVIVLFAAKKLNRPIKWAARRSESFVTDMQGRDHESEAQLALTKDGKMLALKVDTIANLGAYLTTFAPAVPTYLYGTLLNGTYKFGAVHGKVTGVFTNTVPVDAYRGAGRPEATYLVERIVSKAASELGMDAAELRRKNFIQPEDFPYQTPVALVYDSGNYEAALDKALTMVGYQDLLKEQAEGRKNGRYIGIGFSTYVEACGLAPSALVGQLGAQAGQWESAVVRVMPTGKIEVLTGSHSHGQGHETTFAQIAAEEFGIPMEDVVIVHGDTGKMPFGWGTYGSRSAAVGGSALKMALGRIKDKATKIAAHLLEASPEDIEVADGQFKVKGVPEGGKSFFDVALMAHLAHNLPEGMEPGLEAQYMYDPKNFVYPFGTHIAVVELDADTGHVKMTKYVCVDDCGPLINPLVVEGQVHGGIAQGFGQAILEEAVYDEEGNMLTGSFMEYSMPRAEDLPMFETGHTVTPSPHNPLGVKGIGESGTIASTAAVANAVNDALTVFGHHHVDMPFTPEKVWRAMKGGVQAAGQAADD, translated from the coding sequence ATGACCCAGCTTCCCGACTCCAACTACCACGCTCCAGAAGGGCCGCAAAAATACATCGGCAAGGCCGTTAAGCGTGTGGAAGACCCGCGCTTTATCACCGGTCAGGGGCACTACACCGACGACATCAACGTGCACGGCCAGCTTCACGCGGCGATGCTCAGAAGCCCGTACTCACACGCCAAAATTGGCACCATAGACGCCTCCGCTGCGCTGGCCTTAGAAGGCGTCCGCGCCGTGCTGACCGGCCAAGACTTCGCCGACGCCAAAGTCGGCAGTATCCCCACCGGCTGGCTGCTCCCCGATCTCAAAATTCCGCCGCACCCGGCCATCGCACACGGTGAAGTGCATTACGTGGGCGACATCGTGGCCGTCGTGATTGCCGACACAAGAGCGCTGGCCGAAGACGCGGTGGCCCTGATCGAGGTGGACTTGGAACCGCTCGGCGGCGTTTCGCTGGGCAGTGACGCCCTCAAAGAAGGTGCGCCGCTCGTGCACCCCGAAGCGCCCGGCAACGTGGCCTTCAACTGGGAAATTGGCGACGCCGCCGCCGCTGACGAGCTGTTCAAGCAGGCCGACCATGTGGTGAGCCTCAAGCTGCGCAACCACCGCTTGGTGCCCAACGCCATCGAGCCGCGTGCCAGCTTGGCGCAGTACCAGCGGGCCAGCGAGGAATTTACGCTGCACACCACCTCGCAAAACCCCCACATTCACCGCTTGATGCTGGCGGCCTTCGTGTTGGGCATTCCCGAACACAAACTGCGCGTCATCTCGCCGGACGTGGGCGGGGGATTTGGCTCCAAGATCATGCAGTACCCCGAAGAAGTGATCGTGCTGTTTGCCGCCAAAAAGTTAAATCGCCCGATCAAGTGGGCTGCCCGGCGCTCCGAGAGCTTTGTCACCGACATGCAGGGCCGCGACCACGAAAGTGAGGCGCAACTGGCCCTGACCAAAGACGGCAAGATGCTGGCCCTCAAAGTCGACACCATTGCCAACCTCGGCGCATACCTGACCACCTTCGCGCCCGCCGTGCCGACGTATTTGTACGGCACGCTGCTTAACGGCACCTACAAGTTTGGGGCGGTTCACGGCAAAGTTACTGGCGTCTTCACCAACACCGTACCCGTGGACGCTTACCGGGGAGCTGGACGCCCCGAAGCCACCTACCTGGTCGAGCGCATTGTCAGCAAGGCTGCGTCCGAACTCGGCATGGACGCCGCCGAACTGCGCCGCAAGAACTTCATTCAGCCCGAGGATTTCCCGTACCAGACCCCCGTGGCGCTGGTCTACGATTCCGGCAACTATGAGGCCGCACTCGACAAAGCGCTGACGATGGTCGGCTATCAGGACTTACTCAAAGAGCAGGCCGAGGGCCGCAAGAACGGGCGCTATATCGGCATCGGCTTTTCCACCTACGTGGAAGCCTGCGGCCTCGCGCCCAGCGCTCTGGTCGGTCAGCTCGGCGCTCAGGCTGGACAGTGGGAAAGCGCGGTGGTGCGGGTCATGCCCACCGGCAAAATCGAAGTGCTGACCGGCAGCCACTCGCACGGACAGGGCCACGAAACCACCTTTGCCCAGATCGCTGCCGAAGAATTCGGTATCCCGATGGAAGACGTGGTCATCGTTCACGGCGACACCGGCAAGATGCCGTTCGGCTGGGGCACCTACGGCTCACGCTCGGCGGCAGTCGGCGGCAGTGCCCTCAAGATGGCGCTGGGCCGTATCAAAGACAAAGCCACCAAAATCGCCGCGCACCTGCTGGAAGCCTCTCCCGAAGACATCGAAGTCGCTGACGGGCAATTTAAGGTCAAGGGCGTGCCGGAGGGCGGCAAGTCGTTCTTCGACGTGGCGCTGATGGCCCACCTGGCCCATAACCTCCCCGAAGGCATGGAACCGGGCCTAGAAGCCCAGTACATGTACGATCCCAAGAACTTCGTCTATCCGTTCGGCACCCACATCGCGGTGGTGGAACTCGACGCCGATACCGGCCATGTCAAGATGACCAAGTATGTTTGCGTGGACGACTGCGGCCCGCTGATCAATCCGCTGGTGGTCGAAGGCCAGGTTCACGGCGGCATCGCTCAGGGCTTTGGTCAGGCCATTTTGGAAGAAGCCGTTTACGACGAGGAAGGCAACATGCTGACCGGCTCATTTATGGAATACAGCATGCCCCGCGCCGAAGACCTTCCCATGTTCGAAACGGGTCACACCGTCACGCCCAGCCCTCACAACCCGCTCGGCGTCAAGGGGATCGGCGAGTCCGGCACGATTGCCAGCACCGCAGCGGTGGCCAATGCCGTCAACGACGCTTTGACCGTGTTCGGGCATCACCACGTGGATATGCCGTTCACGCCGGAAAAAGTCTGGCGGGCCATGAAGGGCGGCGTGCAAGCGGCGGGACAGGCAGCGGACGACTGA
- a CDS encoding sigma 54-interacting transcriptional regulator, translating into MPNDTKLPQTVGELLSLPEYAGRAPFDGKSRRVQDEVRENLKRKLRSGETLFPGVVGYDDSVVPQLINALLARQNFILLGLRGQAKSRILRAITSLLDPHIPAIAESEISDDPLNPISAQGEELLREHGNNLPLKWIAREDRYVEKLATPDVTVADLIGDVDPIKAARLGTALGDVRSMHFGLLPRANRGIFAVNELADLSPKVQVALFNILQEGDVQIKGYPVRLELDVMLVFSANPEDYTARGKIVTPLKDRIGSEVRTHYPKTVDEGMSITAQEAVRDSSVTVPGYMAELIEEIAFQAREDGRVDKLSGVSQRLPISLMEVAAANAEARSLRMGDEPVVRVSDVYAGLPAITGKLELEYEGELRGADVIAKDIIRKAAGQVYGRHYSSADTKALEKWFDDGNVFRFPQAGDVAAALKAVGAVPNLSTLAAEVAEQAGDAHRLSAAEFILEGLYGRKKLSRAEESYAAAEPETQRRAGGRWN; encoded by the coding sequence ATGCCGAATGACACAAAACTGCCCCAGACCGTTGGTGAACTGCTCAGCTTGCCCGAATACGCGGGCCGCGCTCCTTTTGACGGCAAAAGCCGCCGCGTCCAAGACGAAGTGCGCGAAAACCTCAAGCGCAAGCTCAGGAGCGGTGAAACGCTGTTTCCCGGTGTGGTCGGTTACGACGACTCGGTGGTGCCGCAGCTGATCAACGCACTGCTGGCCCGCCAGAACTTCATTTTGCTGGGGCTGCGTGGTCAGGCCAAGAGCCGCATTTTGCGGGCGATTACCTCGCTGCTCGACCCACACATTCCGGCGATTGCCGAGAGCGAAATCAGCGACGATCCGCTCAACCCGATCAGCGCTCAGGGCGAGGAACTTCTGCGCGAACACGGCAACAATTTGCCGCTCAAATGGATTGCCCGCGAAGACCGCTACGTCGAAAAACTCGCCACCCCTGATGTAACAGTGGCCGACCTGATCGGTGACGTCGACCCGATCAAAGCTGCCCGTCTCGGCACTGCGCTGGGCGACGTGCGAAGCATGCACTTCGGCCTCTTGCCGCGTGCCAACCGGGGCATTTTCGCCGTCAACGAGCTGGCCGATCTGTCGCCCAAGGTGCAGGTGGCGCTCTTTAACATCCTGCAAGAAGGCGATGTGCAGATCAAAGGCTACCCGGTCAGACTGGAGCTGGACGTGATGCTGGTCTTCAGCGCCAACCCCGAGGACTACACCGCACGCGGCAAGATCGTCACGCCGCTCAAGGACCGCATCGGCAGCGAAGTTCGTACCCACTACCCCAAAACCGTGGACGAGGGCATGTCGATCACCGCGCAGGAAGCGGTGCGCGACAGCAGTGTGACGGTGCCCGGCTACATGGCCGAGCTGATCGAGGAAATCGCCTTCCAGGCCCGTGAAGATGGCCGGGTGGACAAGCTCAGCGGCGTGTCGCAGCGTCTGCCGATCTCGCTGATGGAAGTTGCCGCCGCCAACGCCGAAGCCCGCTCGCTCAGGATGGGTGACGAGCCGGTGGTGCGCGTCAGCGACGTATACGCCGGATTGCCCGCCATCACTGGCAAGCTCGAACTCGAATACGAGGGCGAGCTGCGCGGCGCGGACGTGATCGCCAAGGACATCATTCGCAAGGCGGCGGGGCAAGTCTACGGGCGGCACTATTCGAGCGCCGACACCAAGGCTCTGGAAAAGTGGTTTGACGACGGCAATGTCTTCCGCTTTCCGCAGGCAGGCGATGTGGCCGCCGCGCTCAAAGCTGTCGGAGCGGTGCCCAACCTGAGTACGCTGGCTGCCGAGGTCGCCGAGCAAGCGGGCGACGCCCACCGCCTCAGCGCCGCCGAGTTCATCTTGGAAGGCCTGTATGGCCGCAAGAAACTCTCCCGAGCTGAGGAAAGCTACGCCGCCGCCGAGCCGGAAACGCAGCGCCGTGCCGGGGGCCGCTGGAACTAA
- a CDS encoding MMPL family transporter, with protein MQPLARFVTQRPWWVLAIWALLALICAVPASLAPARLTADPGALSSSESGQVIDLLSQRFGERDSNTVLLVTQTERPLSSPAVAQQYTAFVAGLQKVPGVTRVLPYNVQNAVQVSGEGSKLALTLAQIPLFKEATPALERIRTYVQSQKKAGFDTRVTGGQAIAADFTKFAEGDTKRSEMTALPLIALVLLFVFGALVAAALPLVVGGLSITTALAGLYLLTFLIPTSTFAQSIITLVSLGAGIDYALLMVNRFREELKSGAVGSAAASPEAASAEAAYRTVMTAGRSVLLSGAAVTLAMAALLLPPIAFVRSLGIGGVLAVLFTVLASLTVLPALLTLLGERVNWPHLAFKGFRALDFGQSARESALWTALARRVTARPVLAVALSTLVLVVLALPARQMQTGYAGAWGLVEGVESRDALAAVRDLGAGGLLSQFEVILKVRGGQKYGPQSRDAFRRTVRQVEALPDVKGVISPFVSAAALSSASGGGGSLNDLAALTRRSFSTDRTLLRFTVVPNGYLRADQIDAFEARLRGVLSAAPFDYQLGGAPVGEREFSKAITSSIPLAIGAVFFGTFLLLMVAFRSLFIPLKSIVMNSLTVLAAYGVVTWVVQQGHFASLLGLPQDVGVLDSSLPLLLFAVLFGLSMDYEIFLLSRVQEEYLRLAGQPQANNESIVLAIGRTARIITSAAVIMFIVFVAFIFGRVVANKSIGLGLAVAVLLDATIVRLVLVPGLLQLAGKWNWWLPAWLEKRLPKVHWEH; from the coding sequence ATGCAACCGCTTGCCCGTTTCGTGACCCAGCGGCCTTGGTGGGTGCTGGCCATCTGGGCGCTCTTGGCGCTGATCTGCGCCGTGCCCGCCAGCCTCGCTCCCGCCCGCCTCACCGCCGACCCCGGAGCGCTGTCCAGCTCCGAAAGCGGTCAGGTCATTGACCTGCTCTCGCAGCGCTTCGGCGAGCGTGATTCCAACACCGTGCTGCTGGTCACGCAGACCGAGCGGCCGCTCAGCTCGCCCGCCGTGGCCCAGCAGTACACCGCGTTCGTGGCGGGCCTTCAAAAAGTGCCGGGGGTGACCCGGGTGCTGCCCTACAACGTCCAAAACGCGGTGCAGGTCAGCGGTGAAGGCAGCAAGCTGGCCCTGACGCTGGCCCAAATCCCACTGTTCAAGGAAGCCACGCCCGCGCTGGAACGCATCCGGACGTACGTCCAGAGCCAGAAGAAAGCGGGCTTTGACACCCGCGTGACCGGCGGGCAAGCCATCGCCGCCGACTTCACCAAATTTGCCGAGGGCGACACCAAGCGCAGCGAGATGACCGCCTTGCCGCTGATCGCCTTGGTGCTGCTGTTCGTGTTTGGGGCGCTGGTGGCCGCCGCCTTGCCGCTGGTCGTCGGCGGGCTGAGCATCACCACCGCGCTGGCGGGCTTGTACTTACTGACGTTCCTGATTCCCACCAGCACCTTTGCCCAGAGCATCATCACGCTGGTTTCACTGGGCGCGGGCATTGACTACGCCCTGCTGATGGTCAACCGCTTCCGCGAAGAACTCAAGAGCGGCGCAGTAGGTTCAGCGGCGGCCAGTCCAGAGGCGGCCAGTGCAGAGGCGGCTTACCGCACCGTGATGACGGCGGGGCGCAGCGTGCTGCTCAGCGGCGCGGCGGTGACGCTGGCGATGGCGGCGCTGCTGCTGCCGCCGATTGCCTTCGTGCGGAGTCTGGGAATCGGCGGGGTGCTGGCGGTGCTGTTCACGGTGCTGGCCAGCCTGACGGTGCTGCCCGCGCTGCTGACCTTGCTGGGCGAGCGGGTCAACTGGCCGCATTTGGCGTTTAAGGGATTCAGGGCCCTGGATTTCGGACAATCGGCCCGCGAAAGTGCGCTCTGGACGGCGCTGGCCCGGCGGGTCACGGCGCGGCCCGTGCTGGCGGTGGCGCTCTCGACGCTGGTCTTGGTGGTGCTGGCCCTGCCCGCCCGACAGATGCAAACCGGCTACGCGGGCGCGTGGGGGTTGGTGGAAGGGGTGGAGTCGCGTGACGCGCTGGCCGCCGTGCGTGACCTCGGCGCGGGCGGACTCCTCTCTCAGTTCGAGGTGATTCTCAAAGTGCGCGGTGGGCAAAAGTATGGCCCCCAGAGCCGCGACGCTTTTCGCCGGACGGTGCGGCAAGTCGAGGCACTGCCGGATGTCAAGGGTGTCATCAGCCCGTTTGTCAGCGCGGCGGCGCTCAGCAGTGCCAGTGGGGGTGGAGGTTCGCTTAACGATTTGGCCGCCCTGACGCGGCGCAGTTTCAGCACAGACCGCACGCTGCTGCGCTTCACGGTGGTTCCGAACGGCTATTTGCGGGCCGATCAAATAGACGCTTTTGAAGCGCGACTGCGCGGAGTGCTCAGTGCTGCGCCGTTTGATTACCAACTCGGCGGCGCACCTGTAGGCGAGCGTGAATTTAGCAAAGCCATTACCAGCTCCATTCCCTTGGCCATCGGTGCGGTGTTTTTCGGCACTTTCTTGCTGTTAATGGTGGCTTTCCGCAGTTTATTTATTCCGCTCAAGAGTATCGTGATGAACAGCCTGACGGTGCTGGCCGCTTACGGCGTGGTGACTTGGGTGGTGCAACAAGGCCACTTCGCTTCGCTGCTGGGCTTGCCACAAGACGTCGGCGTGCTGGATTCGAGCTTGCCGCTGCTGCTGTTTGCGGTCTTGTTTGGCCTCAGCATGGATTACGAGATTTTCCTGCTTTCACGGGTGCAAGAAGAATATCTGCGTCTCGCGGGGCAGCCGCAGGCCAACAATGAATCCATCGTGCTGGCGATTGGACGTACGGCGCGGATTATTACCAGCGCCGCCGTGATTATGTTTATCGTCTTCGTGGCTTTTATCTTTGGGCGGGTGGTGGCCAACAAAAGCATCGGTTTGGGCCTCGCTGTCGCCGTGCTGCTGGACGCCACCATCGTCCGTTTGGTGCTGGTGCCCGGTTTGCTGCAACTCGCCGGAAAATGGAATTGGTGGTTGCCGGCTTGGCTCGAAAAACGGCTTCCCAAAGTTCACTGGGAACACTAA